One genomic region from Spirosoma sp. KCTC 42546 encodes:
- a CDS encoding peptide chain release factor 3: MQTNIQAETARRRTFAIISHPDAGKTTLTEKLLLFGGAIQTAGAVKSNKIKKSATSDFMEIEKQRGISVATSVMTFEYDNLKINILDTPGHKDFAEDTYRTLTAVDSVILVIDCVKGVEEQTERLMEVCRMRDSPVIIFINKLDREGRNPFDLLDELEEKLNIRVRPMTWPVNMGSDFKGVYSLIEKKLYFFKVNKTRVEEDVLAIDLADDLLDQKVGARDAAQLREDVELIDGVYDSFDRQAYLDGKLAPVFFGSAVNNFGVKELLEGFCNISPEPIARPTDKREVFPDEKSFSGFVFKIHANLDPRHRDRIAFLRICSGVFERNKFYHHTRLDKNVRFASPFSFMADSKSVVEEGFPGDVVGLYDTGTFKIGDTLTEGEDLQFQGIPSFSPEIFKELVNLDPMKSKQLDKGIQQLTDEGVAQLFTLELGNRKIVGTVGELQFEVIQYRLENEYGAKCRWVPLNYTKACWITAENPVKLAEFIRLKGNQIAYDKDQNPVFLAESDWMLRMNQQNNPDIQFHLTSEFKVAV; this comes from the coding sequence ATGCAAACCAATATACAGGCTGAAACCGCTCGTCGGCGAACGTTCGCCATCATAAGTCACCCGGATGCCGGGAAAACAACGCTGACTGAAAAACTCCTCCTGTTTGGTGGAGCCATTCAAACGGCCGGGGCTGTTAAATCGAATAAGATTAAGAAATCGGCAACGTCCGACTTTATGGAAATCGAGAAGCAACGGGGAATTTCCGTAGCTACCTCGGTTATGACATTCGAGTACGACAATCTGAAGATTAATATCCTCGATACACCCGGTCACAAGGATTTTGCGGAAGATACCTATCGGACGCTTACAGCCGTTGATAGCGTAATTCTGGTTATCGACTGTGTGAAGGGGGTAGAGGAACAGACTGAGCGATTGATGGAAGTGTGCCGCATGCGCGATTCGCCGGTTATTATTTTCATCAATAAACTTGACCGCGAAGGGCGTAATCCATTCGACCTGCTCGATGAGCTGGAAGAGAAATTGAACATCCGGGTACGACCAATGACCTGGCCTGTTAACATGGGTTCAGACTTTAAGGGAGTATATAGTCTCATCGAGAAAAAGTTATATTTCTTTAAGGTTAATAAAACCAGAGTCGAAGAAGATGTACTGGCCATTGACCTGGCCGATGATCTGCTCGATCAAAAAGTAGGCGCTCGTGATGCCGCTCAACTTCGCGAAGATGTTGAGCTGATTGATGGCGTATACGATTCGTTTGATCGGCAAGCCTATTTAGATGGGAAATTAGCTCCCGTATTTTTCGGCTCGGCGGTGAATAATTTCGGTGTAAAGGAGTTGCTTGAAGGATTCTGCAACATCTCGCCAGAACCCATTGCCCGCCCAACTGATAAGCGGGAAGTATTTCCTGATGAGAAAAGTTTTAGCGGCTTTGTCTTTAAAATTCACGCTAACCTTGATCCCCGCCACCGCGACCGGATTGCCTTCCTGCGGATTTGCTCAGGGGTGTTCGAACGGAATAAGTTTTATCACCATACCCGTCTGGATAAGAACGTACGTTTTGCTAGCCCATTCAGCTTTATGGCCGATAGTAAGAGCGTTGTTGAAGAAGGTTTTCCGGGTGATGTGGTTGGCTTATATGATACCGGTACGTTCAAAATTGGGGATACGCTAACGGAAGGAGAGGACTTGCAGTTCCAGGGCATTCCGAGTTTTTCGCCCGAAATCTTCAAGGAGCTTGTCAACCTCGATCCAATGAAATCGAAACAGCTTGACAAGGGTATTCAACAGTTGACCGATGAGGGGGTGGCGCAATTATTTACACTCGAGCTGGGTAACCGGAAAATCGTTGGTACGGTGGGCGAGCTTCAGTTTGAGGTAATTCAGTACCGGCTTGAAAATGAATATGGTGCCAAATGCCGTTGGGTGCCGCTGAACTATACTAAGGCTTGTTGGATAACGGCCGAAAATCCAGTGAAACTCGCTGAGTTCATTCGGTTGAAAGGAAACCAGATTGCCTACGACAAAGACCAGAACCCTGTATTTCTGGCCGAATCAGACTGGATGCTCCGTATGAACCAGCAGAACAATCCTGACATTCAGTTTCACCTCACCTCTGAATTTAAAGTGGCTGTCTAG
- a CDS encoding ABC transporter permease, translating into MLRNYITVAWRNLLKDKAISFIMVFGLAASIGVFLLITQYVFFEFSYDEFHAKGDNIYRIRLDDYKQGGLTNSSTLSYHAEAPAIKQTCQEVENFVRLHRADGMISYRKPTGELVSYHQKKAFYADSSLFNIFSFPLLKGSTNQVLRRPESVVISATTAQKYFGQEDPIGKTLRLSTEWQGGDYVVEGVFADIPTNSHIHFDFVFSIQNLLKNQQFATGGWYWANFYTYLLLRPGTSPKAVEGRLSSVIEQHIGNRLKNYKIRQSFVLQPLRTIHLYSQTATEVEANGKIGIVCVLILVALLILAIGWLNYINLATARGIERAKEVGIRKALGSEKGQLIQQFFVEAMGINLLSVFIGVGLFLLALLVFTDWIPATNGFSMLQKPLFWIVSLPIVCLGFLLSGFYPAFILSSFKPIAILKGYLPKRAGGESFRKVLVVFQFTVSICLIIATLVINQQLTFMQQQDLGMNIDQKLILKAPKVLRTDSFTNDIRFFKDRILAHTGVQQVTASSEVPGQEIFWTDEWQRFHEVAADYKLCRMLAVDEDFIPTYKIKLLAGRNFNKELVLDNEAVIINKSALKAFGFATAQQALNQEIGNVLPKTIVGVVNDFHQQSLKTANCPIIFQHIPWSSTFLTIGLRSHTVRESIAMLQKVYQEAFPGNAFEFFFLDDHFQQQYESDERVAYLLSWFAFVAISIACLGLLGLAMFTTKNRTREIGIRKVLGASVGSVVMLLSRDILKPVGLSILLASPLAWYAMSWWLEEYAYKTDIKWWTFVVAGGLAIGIALVTVSFQSVKAALMNPLKSLHSE; encoded by the coding sequence ATGTTACGAAATTACATCACAGTTGCCTGGCGTAATCTGCTGAAGGATAAGGCGATTTCGTTTATCATGGTTTTTGGATTAGCCGCTAGTATAGGTGTTTTTCTCTTGATCACTCAATACGTATTCTTCGAGTTTAGTTATGATGAATTCCATGCCAAGGGAGATAACATCTATCGTATTCGACTGGATGATTACAAACAGGGTGGCCTGACCAACAGTAGCACACTCAGCTACCACGCCGAAGCTCCGGCCATAAAACAAACCTGTCAGGAGGTCGAGAATTTCGTTCGGTTACACCGGGCTGATGGCATGATCAGCTACCGCAAACCAACGGGTGAACTAGTCAGCTACCACCAGAAAAAAGCATTCTATGCCGACTCTTCTTTATTCAATATATTTTCATTCCCGTTGCTAAAAGGGTCTACCAATCAGGTCTTACGTCGGCCAGAGTCCGTTGTAATTTCAGCAACGACGGCGCAAAAATATTTTGGTCAGGAAGATCCGATTGGTAAAACGCTTCGGTTAAGTACTGAATGGCAGGGTGGTGATTATGTGGTCGAGGGAGTTTTCGCTGATATTCCGACGAATAGTCATATCCATTTCGATTTTGTTTTTTCCATCCAGAATCTGCTCAAGAATCAGCAGTTTGCTACTGGAGGCTGGTATTGGGCTAATTTTTATACCTATTTGCTTCTGAGACCAGGCACCTCGCCAAAAGCAGTAGAGGGCCGACTGTCCAGTGTTATCGAACAGCATATTGGTAATCGACTGAAGAATTATAAGATCAGACAATCCTTCGTTTTACAACCCCTTCGTACCATTCACCTCTATTCCCAAACGGCTACAGAAGTTGAAGCAAACGGAAAAATTGGTATCGTTTGTGTACTTATCCTGGTTGCTTTACTGATTCTGGCCATCGGCTGGCTTAATTATATCAACCTAGCCACGGCCAGAGGTATTGAACGAGCTAAAGAGGTTGGAATCCGTAAAGCACTGGGTTCTGAAAAAGGACAATTGATCCAACAGTTTTTTGTTGAAGCAATGGGTATCAATCTATTATCTGTGTTTATTGGCGTTGGTCTTTTTTTACTAGCGCTGCTAGTTTTTACTGACTGGATTCCAGCTACCAACGGCTTTTCCATGCTTCAGAAGCCCCTATTTTGGATCGTATCCTTACCTATAGTTTGCCTGGGGTTCTTGCTTTCTGGATTTTATCCTGCTTTTATTCTTTCTTCGTTTAAACCAATTGCCATTCTAAAAGGGTATCTACCTAAACGGGCCGGTGGTGAATCGTTCCGTAAAGTCTTAGTGGTGTTTCAGTTTACCGTTTCGATTTGCCTGATTATTGCCACACTGGTCATTAATCAGCAGCTTACGTTCATGCAGCAGCAGGATTTAGGGATGAACATCGACCAGAAGCTCATCCTTAAAGCTCCCAAAGTATTACGAACGGATAGCTTTACCAATGACATTCGCTTTTTTAAGGATCGGATATTGGCGCATACGGGTGTCCAGCAGGTGACGGCTTCTTCAGAAGTTCCGGGGCAGGAAATTTTCTGGACGGACGAATGGCAGCGGTTCCATGAGGTTGCCGCCGATTATAAACTGTGCCGTATGTTGGCGGTTGACGAAGATTTTATTCCGACCTATAAAATCAAGTTGTTAGCGGGGCGAAACTTTAATAAAGAGTTAGTGCTTGATAACGAAGCGGTTATCATCAATAAAAGCGCATTAAAGGCTTTTGGCTTCGCCACCGCCCAACAGGCACTCAATCAGGAAATCGGCAACGTACTACCCAAAACGATTGTCGGCGTCGTCAATGATTTCCATCAGCAATCCCTGAAAACGGCCAATTGCCCTATTATTTTTCAGCATATTCCCTGGAGTAGTACCTTTCTGACGATTGGGCTACGTAGCCATACTGTACGGGAATCAATAGCAATGCTTCAAAAAGTCTATCAGGAAGCATTTCCTGGCAATGCGTTTGAATTCTTTTTCTTAGATGACCATTTTCAGCAACAGTACGAATCGGATGAACGGGTAGCCTATCTGTTGAGCTGGTTCGCATTCGTAGCGATTAGTATTGCCTGTTTAGGTCTTTTGGGGCTGGCCATGTTCACGACTAAAAATCGCACCAGGGAAATTGGTATTCGAAAAGTGCTCGGAGCTAGCGTTGGCAGTGTTGTTATGCTCTTATCCAGGGATATTCTTAAGCCAGTGGGTCTGTCTATTCTACTCGCTTCTCCCCTTGCCTGGTACGCTATGAGTTGGTGGTTAGAGGAATACGCTTATAAAACGGACATTAAGTGGTGGACATTTGTGGTAGCGGGTGGATTAGCTATAGGCATTGCCTTGGTAACCGTAAGTTTTCAAAGTGTCAAAGCCGCGTTGATGAATCCTCTCAAGAGCTTACATAGCGAATAA
- a CDS encoding barstar family protein — protein sequence MVKRIDIDGNAINDIASFYEEINRVLMAGESWRIGQSLDAFDDLLYGGYGALQGVQSVELVWHHMDHCRNVLGNQATRAYYRDKLRSGSPYNKKLFAEKLEALEAGTGETYFDSIISILADHPSIRVINA from the coding sequence ATGGTCAAACGGATCGATATCGATGGAAACGCTATCAATGACATTGCCTCCTTTTACGAGGAGATCAATCGGGTACTAATGGCCGGCGAAAGCTGGCGGATCGGTCAGAGCCTTGACGCGTTTGATGATTTACTATATGGGGGCTATGGCGCTCTGCAAGGTGTCCAATCGGTTGAACTAGTCTGGCATCATATGGACCATTGCCGGAACGTTTTAGGCAATCAAGCTACCCGAGCTTACTATCGGGATAAGCTCAGGTCTGGCTCGCCCTACAACAAAAAGCTGTTTGCAGAAAAGTTAGAAGCTCTGGAAGCTGGCACCGGAGAAACGTATTTTGATAGTATCATAAGCATCCTGGCCGATCATCCAAGCATTCGGGTGATTAATGCATGA
- a CDS encoding AraC family transcriptional regulator, protein MHFKSLSDVHRCNNYPGPENPLLTLFTCNPLRSVFSYEVTTDFYIIAFKRLRSGEIRYGRTRYDHESGSMYFLKPQQAIQLKDIALESDGFEIWFHADYLSGHPLHTAIKKYSYFNYELNEALHLSPKEQQIIWELYRKIEIEYTNNQDEFTRDIILGHIESILNYSQRFYKRQFLNRTIGSGTTATKFNTILSAYLDQGLLQEKGLPTVAFLASELHMSARYLSDLLKQETGKTALELIHIALVSEAKNLLNGGDYTVVETAYRLGFDNPPYFSRLFKKQTGVSPNHYKKHYLN, encoded by the coding sequence ATGCATTTCAAAAGCCTGAGTGATGTACATCGCTGCAATAATTATCCAGGGCCGGAAAATCCGCTACTGACGTTATTTACCTGTAACCCGTTGCGGAGCGTATTCAGCTATGAAGTGACAACGGATTTCTATATTATCGCCTTTAAACGACTTCGCTCCGGGGAGATCCGCTACGGCAGAACACGCTACGACCACGAGAGCGGATCGATGTATTTTTTGAAACCACAGCAAGCCATCCAACTGAAGGATATCGCCCTGGAAAGTGATGGCTTCGAGATATGGTTTCATGCCGATTACCTAAGCGGCCATCCGCTACATACGGCCATTAAGAAGTACAGCTATTTCAACTACGAACTGAATGAGGCCCTTCATCTATCCCCAAAGGAGCAGCAGATTATCTGGGAGCTTTACCGGAAAATAGAGATCGAATATACGAACAACCAGGACGAGTTCACCCGGGACATTATTCTGGGCCATATTGAATCGATCCTCAACTACTCCCAGCGTTTTTATAAACGGCAGTTCCTAAACCGAACGATCGGCTCCGGAACAACAGCGACTAAGTTCAATACCATTTTATCAGCGTACCTTGACCAAGGATTATTACAGGAAAAAGGATTGCCTACGGTAGCTTTTTTGGCGTCTGAGTTGCACATGTCGGCCCGGTACCTGAGCGATCTGCTAAAGCAGGAAACTGGAAAAACCGCCCTAGAGCTCATTCACATCGCTTTGGTCTCGGAGGCCAAGAATCTGCTCAATGGCGGAGATTATACCGTGGTAGAAACTGCCTATCGGCTTGGTTTTGACAACCCACCGTACTTCTCCCGCTTATTTAAGAAACAAACAGGGGTGAGCCCTAACCACTACAAAAAGCATTATTTGAATTGA
- a CDS encoding SDR family NAD(P)-dependent oxidoreductase, protein MTKTIFITGASRGFGRIWAEAFLERGDQVVVTSRKESGLSELVEKYGSAVLPLELDITNRAACFSALEKAKSHFGRVDVVINNAAMGVVGMVEELGEQESRDIIEANLFGSLWITQAALPILRAQGSGHIVQLSSALGVYTFPSVGIYSASKFAVEGFSEALYLETKDMGIHVTIVEPNGFATDFTASTIQSKPITAYDQVRTALYLNPAMTESDTYGDPKATAAAILKLVDATIPPLRLFLGKKALPLAKAVYQQRLASWEEWNTVSVEAHGL, encoded by the coding sequence ATGACTAAGACAATATTTATAACGGGGGCATCCCGCGGATTTGGAAGAATTTGGGCAGAAGCTTTTTTGGAGCGGGGTGACCAGGTCGTGGTGACCTCAAGAAAGGAAAGCGGACTAAGCGAGTTGGTCGAGAAGTATGGCAGCGCGGTGCTGCCGCTGGAACTGGATATAACCAACCGGGCAGCCTGCTTTTCGGCACTGGAAAAGGCAAAATCTCATTTTGGTCGGGTGGATGTGGTGATCAATAATGCTGCAATGGGTGTCGTTGGCATGGTGGAAGAACTCGGCGAGCAGGAGTCGAGGGATATCATTGAAGCGAACCTGTTTGGTTCACTATGGATTACCCAGGCTGCTCTACCGATACTAAGAGCACAGGGCAGCGGCCATATTGTGCAACTATCCAGTGCGCTGGGCGTCTATACATTTCCTTCCGTGGGTATCTATAGCGCCAGTAAATTTGCGGTCGAAGGCTTCAGTGAAGCCCTTTACCTGGAAACCAAAGACATGGGTATTCATGTAACCATCGTCGAGCCAAATGGATTTGCTACCGACTTCACGGCATCAACGATTCAGAGTAAGCCCATTACAGCTTACGATCAGGTACGGACAGCGCTTTATTTAAATCCGGCCATGACCGAAAGCGATACCTACGGCGATCCGAAAGCCACGGCGGCAGCTATCCTAAAGCTGGTCGATGCAACAATTCCTCCGCTGCGCTTGTTCCTGGGCAAAAAAGCCCTCCCGCTGGCCAAAGCGGTTTATCAGCAGCGGCTGGCTAGCTGGGAAGAGTGGAATACGGTTTCTGTAGAAGCCCATGGCCTCTAG
- a CDS encoding FecR domain-containing protein produces the protein MQLGAFKQKSETLLKPIDETGNPVTEPDAGYFIKNYEYTFQRMPMPEIADLLKDNFGLTVQLDSTLTQGKVTGTFHAHNSDELLQALIDLFDINVVRQGKSIKLLSSEPNTIQ, from the coding sequence ATGCAGCTGGGAGCCTTCAAGCAAAAGTCAGAAACTTTATTAAAACCCATTGATGAAACGGGCAATCCGGTAACAGAGCCGGATGCCGGATATTTCATCAAAAACTATGAGTACACGTTCCAGCGGATGCCAATGCCGGAAATTGCTGATTTACTGAAGGATAATTTCGGATTGACGGTTCAGCTCGACTCGACGCTGACGCAGGGAAAGGTAACCGGTACATTTCATGCCCATAATTCGGATGAATTGCTGCAGGCGCTGATCGATTTATTCGACATAAACGTGGTCCGTCAGGGGAAATCAATAAAACTTCTATCGTCCGAACCCAATACGATTCAATAA